The DNA region aatatagaatatCCATTAGTAGAATGTCTATCTTCGGAAGATCCAATCAAATATGTATCATTGTAGACAATCAACTCTCACGAACACTGACGATATAAAAAAAgatcatgtagaatagtacctttgagatatcgaagaattctcttaacaccttcccaatgaTGTTTAGAAGGAGTATGCATAAATTGACAAATACGATTCAGAACGAAAGTAATATCGAGTCGTGTAATTGAAGCATATTGTAGGGCACTAACAATACTACAGTAGATCTGGGGTCAGATATTCAAGAGGAGGATGAATGTGCAATGAAACCATCCTCAATGATTAGAATGGAGATAGAATGTATACCATCCATTTTATCTCGTTGTAAAAATCTAACAATATGTTTACTTATTTTTCTTAGTTGATTCATATCgattgtcaaatataataaattttagttgactgaaattaattaaaaattatttacattattattaaTTATGTGACGAAATGGTCTCGCAGTGTTAATTTATATTGAATTATATAATATACAATAGTTGCTTTTAACTTTGTTATTTTCAAATCCTAATATCTCCGTGTTAACATGCATTGAACTGCAAAGCTTCCTGTTTGCTGGCATAGTGTTTACTGTTTACAGCGAGTAATTAAAAGTTGATTGATAAATTGCGCCCTTGTGTTTTCTATTACTAATTACCGCCGTTCACCATTTCGACTCCGGTGGTTTCTTCCTTCTCCGGCGACGCCGTTTTCTTTTGCTCCCCGAAGAGCTCCTGCATCTCCTCCAGCGTCCTGCCCCGAGTCTCCGGCAAGAACGTGAAGAAGAACACCCATGCCACCGTGGCGATTCCGGAGTACAAGAAGAAGCTGCCTCCAAGCGTGATGGCATGGGAGAGAGAGAGGAAGGTCATGGTGATGACGCCGCTGGTGACCCGGTTCACGGCCACCCCGATGGCGGCTCCCAGCGCCCGCAGGCGCAGAGGGAAGACCTCCGAGCTGTACACCCACGTGATGGGCCCCGCGCCGATGGAGAAAAACGCCACGTAGGCCAGCGTGGAGCTGATGCTGAGCGCCACCGCCCACTGTAGCTGGTGCCCGCCAACGCCGTGCCTGTCTACCGCCGTCAGTCCGATCCCCAGCGCCGCCAGCGACACGATCATCCCTGCGAAGCTCCCGAGCAGCAGCGGCCGCCTCCCCACGCGGTCTACGAAGAAGGTTGCCACCAGGATGAAGAGAGTCTTGGTGAACCCCACCGCCACCGTCGTCCCCAGCTGCGCGTTGTCAGACTTGAGCCCCGCCGCCTCGAACACCCGGGGACTGTACAGCACCACCGAGTCGATCCCCGAGGCCTGCTGGAAGAAATGGATCCCCAGGGCGGCGATCAGCACACGGCGCACCGACGGCCTCGGCCGCAGCAGCAGCTCCCTCCAGACTCCCGTGTTGTCTCTGTTCTTCGCGGGGAGCGCCACCACGTCTTCGTCGCAGTCTTCCGGGATTCCGGCGGCCCGCTTGATGTCGGCGAGACGGAGCCGCGCTTCCTCCGGCGAGTCGCAGGTCTTATCGAGAACCTCCTTGGCGTCGCCGAGGCGGCCGCGCATGACGAGCCACCGCGGCGACTCCGGCATGGCGAGCACGCCGACGCCGAGAAAAACCGCCGGGATGGCACCAACGCCGAGCATGAATCGCCACCCGAGGGACTGCCGGAGATGGGAGAAGGCGTAGTTGGAGATGTAGCCTAGGAGGATGCCGGAGTTGATGAAGACCTCCGGGAAGGAAGTGAGGAAGCCGCGGCAGGAGGCAGGGGCGACTTCGGCTGTGTAGGTGGGGGCGATCATAAGCGCATATCCAACGCCGATGCCGGCGACGAAGCGGCCGAACATGAGAAAAGCATAATTCATGGCGAAGCCCATGAGCAGCGCCCCAACGAAGAAGATGGCAGCGGCGAGGACAATGGTGTACCGACGGCCTATCTTGTCGGAGGTGAATCCGGCGGCGAAGGAACCGACGAGAGAGTAGAGATTAAGGATGCCGAGGAGAATCTCCACCTGCGTGTCGTTGATGTGAAGCTCATTCTGTATGTACTTTTGAGCTCCGCTCATCACTCCGATATCTGATTCAATCCCCAAACCGAAACATTAGAtcacaaacaagaatcaaagccGAAGACAAATTTAAACAGAAATCATCCATGATCAACCACATGGACGTACGTACCGTAGCCCAACAGGATGGATGCCAAGGAGGCCAGCATGGTGCAGCCCATGGCGTACATGTTGCGGCCTTGCTTCGGCGGCGCCACCATCTTCTCCACCGACGAGAACTGCTCTCCACCCTCTTTCTTTTCCCCCATACTCGttgagaaattaagagaaaggagataccttaattaatttcctagtcTCTAGGAAGCGTGGTGGAGTGGAGCGGAACGGGGTGAGCTGCGTTTAAATAGAAGAAAAAGGGTtgaaaaatattattcaattttCCTTACATATTTCTTATTTGTTTGTTTTCCGCATCCATAAGCCACACGTACCTACCGTCGTTGTTCGTTTATCCTTAATCCAATTATCTCGATCTTAATTATCTTTGTTAAAGATAAAGCTTGTCTCTTACTGCTGATCATCTAGAATTAATTAGCACTGCACTACCTGCTACTCTGTCTTCACCCGAATTATTATTGAAGCCCATGCCTTCTGCTCATCGGGTCATGGCTTCCCGCCTTCCCCATGCGCTGCAGCACCAGCAGCAAACAACAGCTGTGTGTACCTCTTTCATTTGATTATAAATGCCGACTAAGCGTTAGTGGCTAGTAAAACTCGATTTAAGTTAAATAATCGATTaggtaattttatattaatttgatttgtttaattATGTGGTAAATTTTGATACGttgaatttgtaaaaaaaaaaaaataataattcggTCATTTCGATTTTATCCGGTAGTTGTGTAAAGGTTGACCACGTGCGCTGACTTGGACGCCGACGGTGGACTGGGATCGCGCTGTCTCCTTCGCGTCGTAATTGAGTCCTGTTGTGCTGTACTGTAGAGAGGCGCAACTATGTGAAATGCAAGTGGCTGACGGCTACTTGCTTTGACTTGTAACCCGGAGAACATGAACGGTCACACTCACAGTCGCATTAGAAAATTAAAGGAAAAAAACAAGGTTGAGTGTGGAAATGGTGCTGGCGTACAACAATATGTTTATACATAAATGTAAGGCGTCTGTCAAAAGGAGTAGTCGATAAAAACAAGGATTTGAGAAGGAAAACCCAAACTTGTCATTAGAATCGAAGTGCTTTAAGATCTATACACGTCTCAGACTTGATCTCTTTCTTCGCCGGACACTTCATCCCAGATGAGCTAGCATTGGCCTCGCCGCTTAATTTAGCCGGATGGTCATAATTGATGCAGTTTTTGTCCTACACAGTGATGAACGCACAGACGCtaccttaaattaaaataattatctcGATGATATATATTATATACATATTTTGCCAGCAATAATTGTCAGTTGGTCCAATAAAGGAATTGTTATACTGATCGTACGTATTCAATTGCATGCGTGGATGTGTCACCGAACGGTTGATATATTTAAAGGCAGTATTTGATCGCATGTGTTATCAGTCAAACTGGTGCGAATATTTTGAACTCACGTCGATGTGATTTTCTTGGAGCTTGAAATAAATTAATCCGCTAGGGTTTTTTACTtggaatttagttttttttttaatttcattgtaGGTGGGTTTTGGAATCCTATAAATTTTATATGTTGGGTCTGGATGGAGATGGGAACGAGATGTGTTATCCCCTTATGAGGAGGTAAGCACGGGTCCACGTGGCTCTTAATCCGGTCAACATAAGCCATGTGGTATGATTAAAACTGGGTCAATATAGAGTCCATATGGCATGTCAGTTGTCGAGTTATTGACCTTTCTTTTTCCTGAGTAGATATGTCGAGTTGAGTCGTTGACCTCCCGACTTCTTGAGCAGTCTGATTTACTAAGCTGACTCAACAGACTCGATCTGCTAAGTCGTTGACCACCTAAATCCTCGATTTGCCAACCTGTCATATGCCAAGGTAAACAGGGGCCATGATCTTTTACTCACTCCCTCGTGATCTCCTCCCCATCTCTTTGTAATCTCTCGGGCACCCCACATTTAAAAAAAGATCAAGTACATGCTCTCTGAAAGAGTCCCTCTCTAGTCTCTCGATCTAAAACTTTACTTCTCTTATTTACTTTGTCTCTTTTTATTAAAACACCATGATAATTTAGATATCAGAGTGATTTTATTAGGACAACTCCGAATAAACACTTTGATACGTGTTATTATGCTCCAGAGTGTATCATAGATGGTAGACACATTACATATCTGATATAATGATCATGAATCGATTCTCAGAAATTGATGACCTGGGATTTATCTTACCATATGCTTATGACTTATGTACTGATACGGTGCGTATTTTGTGGGGTCAATAGGATGATATGGCTCGGAGTCAAGGCCgcaagagggtcagaagtcaagctgacctgTAGGataggaaggtcagaagtcaagccaacGTGGCAGGTCAACAGTCCAGCTGACGGGGAGGtcaagaaggtcagaagtcaagccaacGTGGCAGGTCAACAGTCCAGTTGACGGGGAGGTCAAGAAGGGCAGAAGTCAAGCCAACGTGGCCGGTCAGCAGTCAGGCTGATATGGACAGcagggaggtcaaaagtccagcTTACGTGGCCAAAGTCAAAAGAGAGAATTATAAGAATCAGCCCTGATAGTAAGTAGTAAATGGGCTCGTGGGCCAAGTATAGCTAAGGATGGAAACTACCAACAGTTCTgcttacagacccagcgtgcaggtcgggacgtacatgtcTTGGATAGTCAGACAGGTGAGGGTCGGGAAGCCGACCCagcatgcaggtcgggacgtacatgccttggatagtcaGACATATAAGGATCGGGAAgtcgacccagcgtgcaggtcgggatgtacatgccttggataatcAGACAGATGAGGGTCGGGAACCAGacccagcgtacaggtcgggacgtacatgcttTGGATAATAGCAGACAGCAATAGACAGGCGGGTCAGGAACCAGACCCAGGGTGCAGGTCGGAACACCCAAGCCAAAGATCAccggtctggacacagacccggAAGGCAAATCAAAATAGCAGACGACAATGGCAGATCCGGACACAAGCTTAACACAGATCGGGGCATACAAGTCGAAGGCAACAGTATGTAAAAATAGGGCAAGTCCAGATCCCGAATCAGTCAGGGGCTACAGGACAAATCAACCAAGGAATCACAACCGCTTGTCAGAGGGAATAATCGAGGTGTCAGGGAATATGTCATAAGTCGGGGCTCAATACACCTTTGGTTTTGCTGTCAGCCTATTAGGAAGAGCCACGTGTCAACCACCGCCAAACAAaacctgacagccgacattccctgacacccgtcagacccaaGAATcttcgttgcagtataaaaagggatgccttgtcccttatgcaggtacgctcactcatcatTTCTCACTAGTTTTTACTTTTGTtcatttctctgcgatttctggggaaaaagtacttgacttgagcgtcggagggcctgacccggggactttttccctggtttttggTCTCTAATGACCGGTGGACTCGTCTACGTGTGTGCAGAGCAATAGCGTCATCATCCTGATCGTTTCTCTCTGTGGGCCGCCCGTGCGAACCTTTCTAGGGAGTACCCCGCAGATTCAGCATttcaacgactctccgtcaacttttCGCACAACAAGGcctgccttcatccgactcagcttctggacgggatcaaatttggcgccatctgtgggaacacaacaacctgttccggaACGTGACGATGGAGCAGTCTGGCCATATTTATGTCACTATGACCGCCggagagtacgagctcttcaaggaggccaaaagGTTGGCAGCCACCGAGAGACAGGCAACTGTTTCATGACCACGACAAGCCCCTGTTGAAGCTTCCAAGGAGCCCCTCCCTGTTTCAGATCGGGGTTCTAAAAGAAAGCAGCCTGAGGTATTTCCTCAAATTCCTTATCGTGAGCCTGGTGTGGGATATTATCAGCCAGATCCCCAAGGGCAGAGCCTTAAGAAGGAACATCCTCAAGCCTCTATGGCTGAGAGTTCTTTGCCGCGAGATTCAAAGAAGGGGAAGGCTTTTGTCGCACCTGAGGTGTTCCCCGAAGATCCGGACAAGAAAGTACCTTTCTCGGCCAGGATTCTAAATGAAAGACTGCCTAAAGGTTACAGAGCCCCGTCGATCGGAGAGTATGAcgggagcaaggacccggaagagcacTTGCGAAAATTCAAAAATGCAGCCCTGCTGCACCAATATAGCGATGTTGTCAAATGCAGAGTTTTCTTGAACACTTTAGCTAGCTCAGCCTTAAAGTGGTTCGATGGGCTACCTCAAGGGTCCATTACCTGTTTTCTGGACTTCAAAACGGCTTTTCTGCACCGATTTACTAGCAACAAGAAGTATCAGAAGACAGATCATTGTCTTTTCGCTCTGAAGCAGGGGCCGACTGAGCCCCTGAGAAGTTATATCAACCGCTTTAAGCAAGTGACTCAAGATGTCCCCACTGCCACTTCAGAGattctgatgagcgccttctctcatggaTTGGGAGAGGAAGAATTCTttagagatctcatcaaaaatcccgctcggaatattgatgagatggtggaaaaaacTGCTTCCTACATTaaagtggaagaagcacaagcagcTCGGAGGAAAGCTGAAAGCCAACCTCCTTCCACcaacaagcaagaaagaaggGCGCCTCAACCACCTCCTCAACCTCTAGCGCGAGCCCGGGAGGCCAGACCCGCATTTCACCCGGGGCCAGAAGTCAGACCTGCACCTCAAGTTGCTGTTGTACATGTTCCTCGACCAGGGCCATGGAATAATCGGTATTGTACTTATCATCGGTCATGTACGCATGATACTAATCGTTGCTTTCAGTTCGCTCGAGACTCTAAGCGGGCTGCCGAGATGGGTTTACCTCCGCCCGAGCTAGCTCCTCAGTTGATCAAGATGATGGAGGAACAAAGGGGGGCAGGACAGGCCGGGCAATCTCATCCCGAGCTCGCAGGATCTAGCACTCATCAACCTGGCTGAGGAAAAGAGCTAGAAGGATCACGGGAGGTTGAGAACAGAGGTAATGCAGCTGTCAGAGAGATCgacatgatctctggagggccaACTGACGGAGATTCAGGGAGAGCACGTAAGTCTCATGTTTGGCGCTTGGAGGTTCATGCCGTCGGATGCAGTCATGAGCAAGCTGCTGGCCCTGTTATTAGCTTCGGGCCAGCAGACCTGGAGGGCCTGGAgttacctcatgatgatgctctcatcatcaaagccatcattgccaatagccgagtggctcgagTTTTCGTTGATaccgggagctcagtcaacattctATTCAGGACCGCATTCGAAGAAATGCAAATTGATGCTGCTGAACTCCAACCGGTGGCCACATCTCTGTATGGatttacaggcaatgaagtgaagcctatgggtcagattaagctggccatatcttTGGGCACCGAGCCGTTGGTGCGCACCaggaggagcacttttatagtggtggacTCCCCTTCTTCCTATAATGCCATCCTCGGAAGGCCCGCCTTGCATGAATTTAAGGCTGCTGTCTCGACCTTCCATCAAAAAATCAAGTTTCCTGTGGGTGAGCAGGTCGGGAAAGTTAAAGGAGAACAGAAGGTTTCTCGGCGGTGCTACATTGACATAGTCCGAGTTGAGGCTCGgaaaaatcaaaggatgcaaGATGGGGGTGTTCATGTTGTTCAAGAGGAACCTCTGCCTATAGCTGAAGAACTCATCCCTTGGGAAGAAGTACAACTACACACCAAGCGACCTGAAAGTTTGACCCGGGTGGTAAGCGACCTTCCTTCTCCCCTCAAAGAAGAATTAATTCAGTGTTTGATCTGCAACCGGGATGTCTTTGCCTGGTCTACTGAAGAGCTACCCGAGGTTAAGCCGGAAGTGGCTGAGCACAAGCTACATTTATTACCAGATTCCCGACCTgtaaagcaaaagaaaaggaatttctcagccgaccagaataaaataataagagccgaggtggatcagctcaagaaggcaggacatgttcggGAGGTTCAGTTCTCATCCTGGCTCTCCAATGTAGTCTCGgtaaagaagcccaacaataagtggagagtatgtaTAGACTTCCGGGATCTCAATCGGGCCAACCCTAAAGACTACTATCCTCTGCtccggattgatcaaatggtggactccacggccgacTGCGAGAGAATATGTATGCTGAACGCCtaccaggggtatcatcagatacctctatcaagggaagatcaagaaaaggttagctttattatggctgacggtactttctgttacactgtcatgccctttggtctcaggaatgccggagccacataccaacgaatgatggataaaatcttccggGAGTAGATCGGGCGAAATGTGGAGGTCTATATAGATGATATGCTCATCAAATCCCCGCTGGCCGAAAACTTGATCAAAGATGTGGAGGAAACACGCAGGACTCTCCGGCAGTATGGGCTGAAACTCAATCCCTTGAAATGCTTATTTGGAGCTAAAGAAGAAAAATTCTTGGGTTACCTGGTGACTGAGCGAGGAATAGAAGTCAATCCTGAAAAGGTTCAAGTGCTTAAGGATATGCAGCCTCCTCAGAATTTAAAAGAAACCCAGAAGTTGGTTGGCAGAATAACAGccctgtcaagattcatttccagATCTGCAGACCGAGCTGCTCCTTTTTTCAAGGTACTAAGGAAGgcctccaaattccaatgggatgaagaatgcactagagcttttgaagaactgaagaagtATCTGGAAACTCTCCCATCCCTATTTAAGCCAGTTGTAGGTGAGCCCTTATGGGTCTATTTGTCGGCCACCCCTAAGGCTGTAGGGGCCGTGCTCGTAAAAGAACATGATagtgtacaacggccagtgtatttcttcagccatttattaaaaggagccgagtcCCGATACACGGCTCTCGAaaagttggtttatggattggtcctTATGGCTTGACGGTTAAGACCCTATTTCTTGTCGCATCCTATCACCGTCCTAACCAACAGCATTATGGGAAGAGCATTAACTAATGTAGAAGTTacaggtcggcttatcaaatagGCCACagagttgggagaatatgacatacagtaccaACCGCGCACCGCTATTAAGGCACAGGCCTTAGCAGATTTCCTAACTGAGGTGCATCAAACCAACTCTGAAGAAACATGGAAGATCTATGTGGATAAGTCTGCTAATCATCAGGGAAGCGGGGTTGGAGTCTTGGTAATATCTCCTCAAGGAGATATACTCCAACTGGCGGTTCGATCAAATTTTTGAGCCacgaacaatgaagcagagtatgaggctttGTTGGCCGGactgcaggcagcccggcatgtaggggccgCCCGGGTGATCATTTATTCAGATTCGTAGCTGGTAACTCAGCAGGTGAATggtaactttatgataaattgtgACAAATTACAAGTATATCAAGAAGCATATGAATAGATGAAAGGGAAATTCACAGAAGTCATCGTGACCAAAATTCCCAGGTCAGATAATGAAAGAGCAGATGAGCTAGCAAAGATGGCCAGTTCCCTAATCACTTGGGTGCTGGATCGGTCAACGGCACAAACTTTTCTGATAGCCCAGATAGATTTGCAAAACAATGCAGAAGCAACTATCGATTGGCAGGCACCCATGATCAGTTATCTCAGGCAGGGTATCTTACCCACCGATCCAAAAGAGTCACGGCTGATTAGGAAGCAAGCGCATGCTTATGTAATGATTggagatcagctctacaagaggtcCTTTTCTCGACCTTTACTCAAATGCTTGGGGGTAGAGGAAGCAGATCAAGCCTTGCGAGAAATACACCTGGGATGTTGTGGCAATCATGTAGGTGGTCGGACGTTATCTCGCAAGGTGctcctggccgggtatttctggcctactttacagaggGATGCTCACAACTTGGGTGAACACATGCTTGTCTTGCTAGAAACATCAAAACTTGACACATCGACCTACGACCCTGTTGAGAACGTCTATAGTTtcctgtccttttgatcaatggggcatggatatcgtgggaccATTTCCGATGGCGCCAGGTGAGAGGTGTTTCTTATTAGTGGCAGtggactatttctctaaatgggtagaagcagaagcctTGGCTCGAATCACAGAAGATGCCGTCATTCAATTCCTATGGAAGAACATtctttgcagatttggtattcctcacaAGCTGGTGACtgacaatggaaggcaatttcaaagACAAAGAATCCAGGCCTGGTGCAAGGGATTTGGCATAACGCAAGATTTCACTTCAGTAGCCTATCCGCAAAGCAATGGTCATACCGAGGTAATCAATAGAGAAATAGTACGAGGTCTGAAGGTcaagctagatcatgtcggaggcaattgggtggaagagctACCAAACATTCTGTGGGTCTATCGTACAACACCTCGGGAAAGCACAGGTCTGACATCATTCCACTTGgtttatggcaatgaagcagtggtaccCATAGAAATTGGAGTGCCATCAATTAGAAGGACATTATATGATGAAGAAAACACAGAACGAAGGTTGGCTGAGCTAGATCTTATTAGCGACACCCGGCACCTAACGGTGGCTCGGCTGGAGGCCTATCGATAAagaatgagacaaaactataacagaagagtaattccttggttctttggagaaggagatctggtctggaagcaaaTCAAGCCAGTGGGGGACGTGACTAAGGTAGCACCTCAATGGGACGGGCCTTACAAAGTCGTTAAAAAGTTAGCATCCGGagcttattatttacaagatgaacGGGGCAAgaggctagatcgaccatggagtgctAATTACCTACGACCTTATCGAGTTTGAAGAAGCAGGTCGAGAAGTGTAAGTTGGGTGATAAGCAGGTCTGTCCCTTATCCAGAAATTAGGATAGTAGACCAGGGAAGAGTAGATCAGGGAAAGCAGAAAAAGACGTGAAAGCAGAAATTATATGTCCTAATACTTTTTGTGAAAAAAGCTAAGCAATTTTAGTAAAAGCAAGCCTTAAAGTGCAAATGAGGAAACAACAAAGTACTTTACAAGAAATTCTCAAGTCATTATATACAAGAAGCCAAAAAATATCATTCGAAAGGAGCAAATATTTCATCCGGTATCTCTTTAAAGATCCAGTCATGGTCTAAAAATTCAGGAGGCGGAAGAGACTTTAAATAGTCTTGCTCGTAAAGTTGTCGCAGAGCCCCCGCCCGCCCCGTAGATAACAGACGTGGAAAAACGATGTCCCACCTGTGCACAAAATTCTGGAGAACGCAGATACAGAGCACGGTTCCGCAAGCAGCGATCGTTCTCTCCCTCTCTGTAAATAGTCAGAGCTGTTGATACGCCTTCTGTGGTGGCCAGAGCCTGAGCTAGTTCATTCCGGGCAGTGGCTAATTCTGTGGCTTGGGAGGTCAACTGGGTCTCCTGAGATTTCAAAAGGGCCTCCTGTGATTTTAACTTTTGGTCTTGATCCTGCGCTAGAGTCTCGACCACACGTAGCTTCTGAGCTAATTGGTCCATAGCTCGTTGATGCTCTAAAACTTTTTGATGTATACTCTGCTGGTGCACAATGTCAACTTGACTTTGCTTTTCCTGGAGATCTTTAAGTTCATGGTTGGCTTGCGCTAGGGATGTTTCCAGACTGTTCTTCTGTCTGGTCAAATCTTCTATCTTTGCCCGCAAAGCATGGCTGGCCTGGGCAGGATCATTCAATTGCAATTCCAGTTCAGCAACTTGGTCTCGCAGCAACTTATTCTGATGATAAATAGCATGGAAGGAATTGTTCACTGCTAGAGACTCCGCACAAGCCTGGGGCATACAGGAAATATCTGATAAGAGAGGGAAAAACAACAGTTTGGAAAGTTTCAAAGTTTACCTTGACATACAACTCTGCGATTTTGTCCATCTGGGCCGGGGGAGGCAAGGAGTCCATATGCTGCATGCTTTCTTCCCATAAAGTGGCCAGACGACCTTTCATCTTGAGGGAGCTGGTGGGAACATCTATTCGGGACCATAACCTCCCCTCAGAAAGGACACTGGTACAATAACTATGATAAGTAAGCTGGGATGGGTCTGAGGGACTCGCGGTTGAGCTACGAGGAGCGGAGGGATCAACGGTTGAgtcagaaggagctgaagaaggcccCTGAGGAGGTACTACAGGCGGGATAGTTGAAGGGCGTTCTGAGGGGCCAGCTTCATCGCCCTGAGTTTGCTGCGATGTGGAAGGTTGAGCCAACGGGGGTTCGAACTGGTATCAGATGAAATAGGGGGATCATTTACAGGGCTCGGGATTGGAGGTGGAGTCACAtggggaggtggaggagaggcaGCTGCatttggaggaggagaagggacagACGACGGGCCTGAGTCGGACACCGGACGAGGGGCTTGGCGCCGACGTCTCTGAGCCAGCGGCTGGTCATCCGAGTCAGAATCATCGGAGGGCGACCGAGCCCTGTGTCTAGAGGGAGAAGGGGCATCCTGGCTCAGGCGTTCATTTGTGACGCGGGCCCGGCGGACAGCTTGGGAAGCCTCTCTGGAAGCTGGGCCGACGAAGGAAACGTTGCCTGTTCCTCCACCAAAGCCCATACGTCTTTCACCAAGACCCAGATCAGGGATATAAGTGGCTCTGGGGGAACTAACCGGTTGGAGGGGTGTCGAAGCAGTAGGCCGAGGTGGACGAGCAGCCCGAGGGCGAGCAGGGGTGGCCGGCCGAGGTGGACGAGCAGCCCGGGGGCGAGTAGGGGCAGTCGGCCGAGGGAGACGTGACATGCGTGGGCGAGTGGGGTGAGCCAAGGAAGCAGGGCGGATACCAGAAGACCCTTGCCGAGTAGGTCGGGGCGGAGGATGGGCCCGGGAAGCCTTGCCGATTGAAGTTGAAGACGAGTGGGGAAGGGCTCTCCTCTGGAGGATAACTCGGCCACGCCTCATTATTTCCATATCGCTTATAGGAAGGGGCTGAACCTCTGAAGCATGGGTTAAGACTTCAGCTGCACAAGATAAAGTGGGAGATTAGTTGCAGTAGAAAAAATAAAGTACTCACAAAGCGATATCAGAAAGGAAAGAGAGGCTCACCCAGGGAGCGAGGCATATCCAGGGTCAGATAACTTAGGCGAAAATAGGACAACAGTTCCTCCGATGATAATAACCGTGTCAAGTTAAGTTGCCAGCCAGACAAGCGAGATGAGGCTTCTAGGTAAGAGGAGTCAAGATGAAATTCCCCTAGTTCAGGAGGGGGAGGGAGTGACTGTTGCCATTGCAAGGGCCACTCCACCTCGTGGGGAAAGATAATGATGAAAAATTTGTTCCTCCAGCTCGGAACAG from Zingiber officinale cultivar Zhangliang chromosome 4B, Zo_v1.1, whole genome shotgun sequence includes:
- the LOC121975921 gene encoding polyol transporter 5-like, with amino-acid sequence MGEKKEGGEQFSSVEKMVAPPKQGRNMYAMGCTMLASLASILLGYDIGVMSGAQKYIQNELHINDTQVEILLGILNLYSLVGSFAAGFTSDKIGRRYTIVLAAAIFFVGALLMGFAMNYAFLMFGRFVAGIGVGYALMIAPTYTAEVAPASCRGFLTSFPEVFINSGILLGYISNYAFSHLRQSLGWRFMLGVGAIPAVFLGVGVLAMPESPRWLVMRGRLGDAKEVLDKTCDSPEEARLRLADIKRAAGIPEDCDEDVVALPAKNRDNTGVWRELLLRPRPSVRRVLIAALGIHFFQQASGIDSVVLYSPRVFEAAGLKSDNAQLGTTVAVGFTKTLFILVATFFVDRVGRRPLLLGSFAGMIVSLAALGIGLTAVDRHGVGGHQLQWAVALSISSTLAYVAFFSIGAGPITWVYSSEVFPLRLRALGAAIGVAVNRVTSGVITMTFLSLSHAITLGGSFFLYSGIATVAWVFFFTFLPETRGRTLEEMQELFGEQKKTASPEKEETTGVEMVNGGN
- the LOC121978506 gene encoding protein transport protein sec31-like, whose amino-acid sequence is MASPSFLPSLAAIHYPGSSTFDELDRDDLRYTYGVEDNVQVIIPTGIHQYFNPPASSSTFFKEQFVAGLRLPIHTFFSEVYRYFRIPLGQLTPNSIKILYGFVVLCDVSEVLTHASEVQPLPISDMEIMRRGRVILQRRALPHSSSTSIGKASRAHPPPRPTRQGSSGIRPASLAHPTRPRMSRLPRPTAPTRPRAARPPRPATPARPRAARPPRPTASTPLQPVSSPRATYIPDLGLGERRMGFGGGTGNVSFVGPASREASQAVRRARVTNERLSQDAPSPSRHRARSPSDDSDSDDQPLAQRRRRQAPRPVSDSGPSSVPSPPPNAAASPPPPHVTPPPIPSPVNDPPISSDTSSNPRWLNLPHRSKLRAMKLAPQNALQLSRL